The following are encoded in a window of Lagenorhynchus albirostris chromosome 3, mLagAlb1.1, whole genome shotgun sequence genomic DNA:
- the NMRK2 gene encoding nicotinamide riboside kinase 2 isoform X1: MKYIVGIGGMTNGGKTTLTNSLLKSLPNCCVIHQDDFFKPQDQIAVGEDGFKQWDVLESLDMEAMLSTVQAWMSSPQKFARAHGVSVQLDASDTHILILEGFLLYSYKPLVDLYSRRYFLTVPYEECKWRRSTRRYMVPDPPGLFDGHVWPMYQKYKQEMEANGVEVVYLDGMKSREELFHQVLEDIQNSLLNRS, from the exons ATGAAGTACATTGTGGGCATCGGAGG CATGACCAACGGCGGCAAGACCACACTGACCAACAGCCTCCTTAAGTCACTGCCCAACTGCTGTGTGATCCACCAGGATGACTTCTTCAAG CCCCAAGACCAAATAGCAGTTGGGGAGGACGGCTTCAAACAGTGGGACG TGCTGGAGTCCCTGGACATGGAGGCCATGCTGAGCACCGTGCAGGCCTGGATGAGCAGCCCCCAGAAGTTCGCCCGTGCCCACGGGGTCAGTGTCCAGCTGGACGCCTCAGACACCCACATCCTCATCCTGGAAGGCTTCCTTCTCTACAGCTACAA GCCCCTGGTGGACTTGTATAGCCGACGGTACTTCCTGACCGTCCCGTACGAAGAGTGCAAGTGGAGGAGAAG TACTCGACGCTACATGGTCCCCGACCCCCCCGGCCTCTTCGACGGCCACGTGTGGCCTATGTACCAGAAGTATAAGCAGGAGATGGAGGCCAATGGCGTGGAAGTGG TGTACCTGGACGGCATGAAGTCCCGCGAGGAGCTCTTCCACCAAGTCCTGGAAGACATTCAGAACTCGCTTCTGAACCGCTCCTAG
- the NMRK2 gene encoding nicotinamide riboside kinase 2 isoform X2: MTNGGKTTLTNSLLKSLPNCCVIHQDDFFKPQDQIAVGEDGFKQWDVLESLDMEAMLSTVQAWMSSPQKFARAHGVSVQLDASDTHILILEGFLLYSYKPLVDLYSRRYFLTVPYEECKWRRSTRRYMVPDPPGLFDGHVWPMYQKYKQEMEANGVEVVYLDGMKSREELFHQVLEDIQNSLLNRS, from the exons ATGACCAACGGCGGCAAGACCACACTGACCAACAGCCTCCTTAAGTCACTGCCCAACTGCTGTGTGATCCACCAGGATGACTTCTTCAAG CCCCAAGACCAAATAGCAGTTGGGGAGGACGGCTTCAAACAGTGGGACG TGCTGGAGTCCCTGGACATGGAGGCCATGCTGAGCACCGTGCAGGCCTGGATGAGCAGCCCCCAGAAGTTCGCCCGTGCCCACGGGGTCAGTGTCCAGCTGGACGCCTCAGACACCCACATCCTCATCCTGGAAGGCTTCCTTCTCTACAGCTACAA GCCCCTGGTGGACTTGTATAGCCGACGGTACTTCCTGACCGTCCCGTACGAAGAGTGCAAGTGGAGGAGAAG TACTCGACGCTACATGGTCCCCGACCCCCCCGGCCTCTTCGACGGCCACGTGTGGCCTATGTACCAGAAGTATAAGCAGGAGATGGAGGCCAATGGCGTGGAAGTGG TGTACCTGGACGGCATGAAGTCCCGCGAGGAGCTCTTCCACCAAGTCCTGGAAGACATTCAGAACTCGCTTCTGAACCGCTCCTAG